The following are from one region of the Paracoccus sp. S3-43 genome:
- a CDS encoding ABC transporter ATP-binding protein, protein MTLLSVRNLRVAFPTRQGMFQAVRGVSFDLGRERLGVVGESGSGKSMTGRAILGLVRPPGIVTADRMELDGQPILNLPERRMRRIRGRRISMVMQDPKFSLNPVMTIGDQIVEAYRLHAGGARAAARQKALDMLAAVQIRDPERVMGAYPHEVSGGMGQRIMIAMMLAPDPEILIADEPTSALDVSVRTEVLNIMDRLVRDRGMGLIFISHDLNLVAQFCDRVLIMYAGRIVETLAAPDLHKARHPYTQGLLNSLPRLDAPQPRLPVLQRQDSWREADTIPESLETEFPGGL, encoded by the coding sequence ATGACGCTGCTGTCGGTGCGAAACCTGCGCGTGGCCTTTCCGACCCGCCAGGGCATGTTTCAGGCCGTGCGCGGCGTCAGCTTCGACCTGGGCCGGGAACGGCTGGGCGTGGTGGGCGAATCGGGGTCGGGCAAGTCGATGACCGGCCGGGCGATCCTGGGCCTGGTCCGCCCGCCCGGCATCGTCACCGCCGACCGGATGGAACTTGACGGCCAGCCGATCCTGAACCTGCCGGAACGGCGGATGCGCCGGATCCGGGGCAGGCGGATCAGCATGGTCATGCAGGATCCGAAATTCAGCCTGAACCCGGTGATGACCATCGGCGACCAGATCGTCGAGGCCTATCGCCTCCATGCCGGCGGCGCCCGCGCCGCGGCCCGGCAGAAGGCGCTGGACATGCTGGCCGCCGTGCAGATCCGCGACCCCGAACGGGTGATGGGTGCCTATCCGCACGAAGTCTCGGGCGGGATGGGCCAGCGGATCATGATCGCGATGATGCTGGCCCCCGACCCCGAGATCCTGATCGCCGACGAACCCACCTCGGCCCTCGATGTCTCGGTCAGGACCGAGGTTCTGAACATCATGGACCGGCTGGTCCGCGACCGGGGCATGGGCCTGATCTTCATCAGCCACGACCTGAACCTGGTCGCGCAGTTCTGCGACCGGGTGCTGATCATGTATGCGGGCCGGATCGTCGAAACGCTGGCCGCCCCGGATCTGCACAAGGCCCGCCACCCCTATACCCAAGGCCTGCTGAACAGCCTGCCGCGCCTCGATGCGCCGCAGCCCCGCCTGCCGGTCCTGCAACGCCAGGACAGCTGGCGCGAGGCCGACACGATCCCCGAAAGCCTGGAAACCGAATTTCCGGGGGGCCTCTGA
- a CDS encoding DUF1801 domain-containing protein — MAQDTGKPVLLSGGNPQIAKGYGDGPVQDYIAAMPGWKQDVGRRLDQLATAAVPGVLKAVKWNSPLYGVEEGRWFLSFHCMTKYIKVAFFRGAELQPVPPIGSKQPLVRYLHIAEDGAFDEGQFTDWTRQASRLPGEKM, encoded by the coding sequence ATGGCGCAGGACACAGGCAAGCCGGTTCTTCTGTCGGGAGGCAACCCGCAGATCGCCAAGGGCTATGGCGATGGCCCGGTGCAGGACTATATCGCGGCGATGCCAGGCTGGAAGCAGGATGTCGGGCGGCGACTGGATCAGCTTGCCACTGCCGCCGTGCCGGGGGTGCTGAAGGCGGTCAAGTGGAACTCGCCGCTCTACGGGGTCGAGGAAGGGCGGTGGTTTCTGTCCTTCCACTGCATGACGAAATATATCAAGGTCGCGTTCTTTCGGGGTGCCGAATTGCAGCCGGTGCCGCCGATCGGATCGAAGCAACCCTTGGTCCGCTATCTGCACATCGCCGAGGACGGAGCCTTCGACGAAGGGCAGTTCACCGACTGGACGCGGCAGGCCAGCCGTCTGCCCGGCGAGAAGATGTGA
- the nikC gene encoding nickel transporter permease, which produces MNAARREWLLSDAPQTRRQARLGALYQGWLTFRANRLAMFGLIVLILLIAMAALAPWLSPQSPFAQDLANRLQPPSAAHWLGTDHLGRDILSRLIFGSRITLFIVGTVALIAPVIGLFIGTVAGFAGGWVDQVLMRITDIFLAFPKLILALAFVAALGASIGNAVLALALTAWPPYARLARAETLTIRHADYIAAARLQGAGPLRLLVKHIWPLCVSSLIVRVALDMAGIILSAAGLGFLGLGAQPPMPEWGAMISDGRTYILDFWWVAAMPGIAIFIVSMAFNLLGDGLRDVLDPKGARS; this is translated from the coding sequence ATGAACGCCGCACGCCGGGAATGGCTTCTGTCCGACGCGCCGCAGACCCGCAGGCAGGCCCGGCTGGGCGCGCTGTATCAGGGCTGGCTGACCTTCCGCGCCAACAGGCTGGCGATGTTCGGGCTGATCGTGCTGATCCTGCTGATCGCCATGGCAGCCCTGGCGCCCTGGCTGTCGCCGCAAAGCCCCTTCGCGCAGGATCTGGCGAACCGGCTGCAACCGCCCTCCGCCGCGCATTGGCTGGGCACCGACCATCTGGGCCGGGACATCCTGTCGCGGCTGATCTTTGGCTCGCGCATCACGCTGTTCATCGTCGGCACCGTGGCCCTGATCGCGCCGGTCATCGGGCTGTTCATCGGCACGGTGGCGGGCTTCGCGGGCGGCTGGGTCGATCAGGTGCTGATGCGGATCACCGACATCTTCCTGGCCTTCCCCAAGCTGATCCTGGCGCTGGCCTTCGTCGCGGCCCTGGGCGCCAGCATCGGCAACGCGGTGCTGGCGCTGGCCCTGACCGCCTGGCCCCCCTATGCCCGGCTGGCGCGGGCCGAGACGCTGACCATCCGCCACGCCGACTATATCGCCGCCGCCCGGCTGCAAGGCGCGGGGCCGCTGCGGCTGCTCGTCAAGCATATCTGGCCGCTCTGCGTCAGTTCGCTGATCGTGCGGGTGGCGCTGGACATGGCGGGGATCATCCTGTCGGCGGCGGGCCTGGGCTTCCTGGGCCTTGGCGCGCAGCCGCCGATGCCGGAATGGGGGGCGATGATCTCGGACGGGCGGACCTATATCCTGGATTTCTGGTGGGTCGCCGCGATGCCGGGGATCGCGATCTTCATCGTCTCGATGGCCTTCAACCTGCTGGGCGACGGATTGCGCGACGTGCTGGATCCCAAGGGTGCCAGGTCATGA
- a CDS encoding ABC transporter permease — protein MGGTALSLALTMLGLLLVTFVIGRVMPIDPVLKVVGDRATQAQYDAAFQAMGLDQPLYVQFARYLGDVLTGDFGRSISTGQLVVNDILRVFPATFELATLGTLIGVFVGVPLGVIAAARRGGIVDQVARVVALVGYSMPIFWLGLMGLLLFYGILGWVGGPGRQGIIHDGMVPTVTGLILVDSLIAGDWAAFKDAFSHIILPASLLGYYSLAYISRMTRSFMLEQLSAEYVTTARVKGLSERAVIWRHAFGNISIPLVTVIALSFGSLLEGSVLTEIIFSWPGLGQYITKALLSGDMNAVLGGTVVIGTCFVALNLLSDILYRILDPRSK, from the coding sequence ATCGGAGGGACGGCTCTCTCGCTGGCGCTGACGATGCTGGGCCTGCTGCTGGTCACCTTCGTGATCGGCCGGGTGATGCCCATCGACCCGGTGCTGAAGGTGGTGGGCGACCGCGCCACCCAGGCGCAATACGACGCGGCCTTCCAGGCGATGGGGCTGGACCAGCCGCTATATGTGCAGTTCGCGCGCTATCTGGGCGACGTGCTGACAGGCGATTTCGGACGCTCCATCTCCACCGGGCAACTCGTGGTAAACGACATCCTGCGCGTCTTTCCCGCGACCTTCGAGCTGGCGACGCTGGGCACCCTGATCGGCGTCTTCGTCGGCGTGCCGCTGGGCGTGATCGCCGCCGCGCGCCGGGGCGGGATCGTGGACCAGGTGGCCCGCGTGGTGGCGCTTGTCGGCTATTCCATGCCGATCTTCTGGCTGGGGCTGATGGGGCTGCTGCTGTTTTACGGCATCCTCGGCTGGGTCGGCGGGCCGGGGCGGCAGGGGATCATCCATGACGGCATGGTGCCGACCGTGACCGGCCTGATCCTGGTCGATTCGCTGATCGCGGGCGACTGGGCGGCCTTCAAGGACGCGTTCAGCCATATCATCCTGCCCGCCAGCCTGCTGGGCTATTACAGCCTGGCCTATATCAGCCGCATGACCCGCAGCTTCATGCTGGAACAGCTATCGGCCGAATACGTCACCACCGCCCGTGTCAAGGGCCTGTCGGAGCGCGCGGTGATCTGGCGCCACGCGTTCGGCAACATTTCGATCCCGCTGGTCACCGTGATCGCCCTGTCCTTCGGGTCGCTGCTGGAAGGGTCCGTCCTGACCGAGATCATCTTTTCCTGGCCCGGCCTCGGCCAGTACATCACCAAGGCGCTGCTGTCGGGCGACATGAACGCCGTCCTGGGCGGCACCGTGGTGATCGGCACCTGCTTCGTGGCGCTGAACCTGCTCAGCGATATCCTGTATCGCATCCTTGACCCGAGGTCGAAATGA
- a CDS encoding ABC transporter ATP-binding protein, protein MLTVDHLNVWFGHPPARVEAVKDAGFTVAQGESFGLVGESGSGKSTILRAIAGLIDSWSGTIQVAGRPVAARRRDRAFYKTVQMVFQDPYASLHPRHSVDTVLSETLRLQGMDDIDRRIARLLEDVGLGRGFRFRYPHQLSGGQRQRVAIARALAAEPRLLLLDEPTSALDVSVQAEILNLLSDLRAEHGLTYVMVSHDLAVVGHMCDRLAVMQQGRIVEVMAVEELRQGIAQQDYTRRLIAASAGYARA, encoded by the coding sequence ATGCTGACGGTCGATCATCTGAACGTCTGGTTCGGCCATCCCCCGGCCCGCGTGGAGGCCGTGAAGGACGCCGGCTTCACCGTGGCGCAGGGCGAAAGCTTCGGCCTGGTCGGCGAATCCGGCAGCGGCAAGTCCACCATCCTGCGGGCCATCGCCGGACTGATCGACAGCTGGTCGGGCACCATCCAAGTCGCGGGCCGGCCGGTCGCCGCCCGCCGCCGCGACCGGGCCTTCTACAAGACCGTGCAGATGGTGTTCCAGGATCCCTATGCCAGCCTGCATCCGCGCCATTCGGTCGATACGGTCCTGTCCGAGACCCTGCGCCTGCAAGGCATGGACGACATCGACCGCCGCATCGCCCGGCTGCTGGAGGATGTGGGCCTGGGGCGCGGCTTCCGCTTCCGCTATCCGCACCAGCTGTCGGGCGGGCAGCGCCAGCGGGTCGCCATCGCCCGGGCGCTCGCGGCCGAGCCTCGCCTGCTGCTGCTGGACGAGCCGACAAGCGCGCTGGATGTCAGCGTGCAGGCGGAAATCCTGAACCTGCTGTCCGATCTGCGCGCCGAACATGGGCTGACCTATGTGATGGTCAGCCACGACCTGGCGGTGGTCGGCCATATGTGCGACCGGCTGGCCGTCATGCAGCAGGGCCGCATCGTCGAGGTGATGGCGGTCGAGGAACTGCGCCAGGGCATCGCGCAGCAGGACTATACCCGCCGCTTGATCGCGGCATCGGCGGGTTACGCGCGGGCGTGA
- a CDS encoding MATE family efflux transporter has product MSRFVPHIAATLALGLPLIGSHLARMGIHVSDTVMLGWYGVEALAALVIATSMIQILYFLGMGYGTGVMGLIATAVARGDETDVRRAARMALWLSAIHSILCLPLFWFSGPILLALGQTPAVAALAQDFLHIAGWGLLPMLCALALNSYLAALERAQVVMWVTLAGLPVNIALIWLLTFGNMGFPELGVRGAAISSVIVQTAQLAILALYAHWLPATRKYHLFQRFWKPDWAALRQVFRLGWPIGLTLVAEGGLFVGSNIMMGWIGTQELAAHGIALQITSITFMVHLGLSNAATVRVGQAKGRGDAAWMRDAAITVIGMSLAFAALAIAVYLLAGEGLVRLYLDPADPRGPAIVALGAGLLVYAALFQLTDAFQVIALGFLRGVHDTRVPMWIAGFSYWVVGMPVAWGLAFPLGFGPAGLWLGLCVGLTVAAVLLMARFWRGHARGVWTRPAAAV; this is encoded by the coding sequence ATGTCCCGCTTCGTCCCCCACATCGCCGCGACGCTGGCGCTGGGCCTGCCGCTGATCGGCAGCCATCTGGCGCGCATGGGCATCCATGTCAGCGACACGGTGATGCTGGGCTGGTATGGGGTCGAGGCACTGGCGGCCCTCGTCATCGCGACCTCGATGATCCAGATCCTGTATTTCCTGGGCATGGGATACGGCACCGGCGTGATGGGCCTGATCGCCACCGCCGTCGCCCGAGGCGACGAAACGGACGTGCGCCGCGCCGCCCGCATGGCGTTGTGGCTGTCGGCGATCCATTCGATCCTGTGCCTGCCGCTGTTCTGGTTTTCCGGCCCGATCCTGTTGGCGCTGGGCCAGACCCCGGCCGTGGCCGCGCTGGCCCAGGATTTCCTGCACATCGCCGGCTGGGGCCTGCTGCCGATGCTGTGCGCGCTGGCGCTGAATTCCTATCTGGCGGCGCTGGAGCGGGCGCAGGTGGTGATGTGGGTGACGCTGGCAGGGCTGCCGGTGAACATCGCGCTGATCTGGTTGCTGACCTTTGGCAACATGGGATTTCCCGAACTGGGGGTGCGCGGCGCCGCCATTTCCAGCGTGATCGTCCAGACCGCGCAGCTTGCGATTCTGGCGCTTTATGCCCATTGGCTGCCCGCCACGCGCAAGTATCATCTGTTTCAGCGGTTCTGGAAACCCGACTGGGCCGCCCTGCGCCAGGTGTTCCGCCTGGGCTGGCCCATCGGCCTGACCCTGGTGGCCGAGGGCGGGCTGTTCGTCGGATCGAACATCATGATGGGCTGGATCGGCACGCAGGAACTGGCCGCGCATGGAATCGCGCTGCAAATCACCTCGATCACCTTCATGGTGCATCTGGGCCTGTCGAACGCCGCCACGGTCCGGGTGGGCCAGGCCAAGGGGCGCGGCGACGCCGCCTGGATGCGCGACGCGGCGATCACGGTGATCGGCATGTCTCTGGCCTTCGCGGCCCTGGCCATCGCCGTCTACCTGCTGGCGGGCGAGGGGCTGGTGCGCCTGTATCTGGATCCCGCCGATCCGCGCGGGCCCGCCATCGTGGCGCTTGGCGCGGGGCTGCTGGTCTATGCCGCGCTGTTCCAGCTGACCGACGCCTTCCAGGTGATTGCCCTGGGCTTCCTGCGCGGCGTCCATGACACCCGCGTGCCGATGTGGATCGCCGGGTTCAGCTATTGGGTGGTGGGCATGCCGGTGGCCTGGGGGCTGGCCTTCCCGCTGGGTTTCGGGCCCGCCGGTCTGTGGCTGGGCCTTTGCGTCGGGCTGACAGTGGCGGCGGTGCTGCTGATGGCGCGGTTCTGGCGCGGCCATGCGCGGGGGGTCTGGACCCGTCCGGCCGCGGCGGTCTAA
- a CDS encoding aldo/keto reductase, with translation MKRVTLGGSDVEVSEICLGTMTFGNQTAEADGHAQIDRALDAGITFLDTAEMYPVNPVRRETIGLTETIVGTWIARSGNRDRVELATKITGPSQMVREGAPFDGAIVAAAIDASLERLQTDRIDLYQLHWPVRGSYAFRQNWTYDPAKQSKQRNLDHMADVLGALSAAQKAGKIRAVGLSNESAWGLTRWCDTADRLGAPRMVSIQNEYSLLYRLHDTDLAEVAVNEDVTLLAYSPLAAGLLSGKYSGGAMPEDSRAAVDRASGGPGNLGGRKTPQGVEATEAYHALAADHGWDPIHMAIAWQATRPFKVVPIIGATRIDQLDRLLAGLGKAVPDDLRKAIDRLHKQYPLPY, from the coding sequence ATGAAGCGCGTCACCCTGGGCGGCAGCGATGTCGAGGTCAGCGAAATCTGCCTTGGCACCATGACCTTCGGCAACCAGACGGCCGAGGCCGACGGCCACGCCCAGATCGACCGCGCGCTCGATGCGGGGATCACCTTCCTCGACACGGCCGAGATGTATCCCGTGAACCCGGTCCGGCGCGAGACCATCGGGTTGACCGAAACCATCGTCGGCACCTGGATCGCCCGCAGCGGCAACCGCGACCGCGTGGAACTCGCCACCAAGATCACCGGACCCAGCCAGATGGTCCGCGAGGGCGCGCCCTTCGATGGCGCCATCGTCGCCGCGGCCATCGACGCCTCGCTGGAACGGCTGCAAACGGACCGCATCGACCTCTATCAACTGCACTGGCCGGTGCGCGGCAGCTATGCCTTCCGGCAGAACTGGACTTACGACCCCGCGAAGCAGTCGAAGCAGCGGAACCTGGACCACATGGCCGATGTGCTGGGCGCGCTGTCGGCCGCGCAAAAGGCGGGCAAGATCCGCGCCGTGGGTCTGTCGAACGAATCCGCCTGGGGCCTGACCCGCTGGTGCGACACGGCCGACCGCCTGGGCGCCCCGCGCATGGTCTCGATCCAGAACGAATATTCACTGCTCTACCGCCTTCACGACACCGACCTGGCCGAGGTCGCGGTGAACGAGGATGTGACGCTGCTGGCCTATTCCCCGCTGGCCGCCGGGCTGCTGTCGGGCAAGTATTCCGGCGGCGCGATGCCCGAAGACAGCCGCGCGGCGGTGGACAGGGCCAGCGGCGGTCCGGGCAACCTGGGCGGGCGCAAGACCCCGCAGGGGGTGGAAGCGACCGAAGCCTATCACGCGCTGGCCGCCGACCATGGCTGGGATCCGATCCACATGGCGATCGCCTGGCAGGCGACCCGGCCCTTCAAGGTGGTGCCGATCATCGGCGCCACGCGCATCGACCAGCTGGACCGCCTGCTGGCGGGCCTGGGCAAGGCGGTGCCCGACGATCTGCGCAAGGCCATCGACCGGCTGCACAAGCAATATCCGCTGCCCTATTGA
- a CDS encoding DnaJ C-terminal domain-containing protein, protein MAGDPYAALGLKKSASDADIKKAYRKIAKADHPDLNPDPAAMARFKAASAAYDLLKDPEQRRRFDAGEIDDQGQERPQRRAWRDHAEAAGNPYARSYGFDSDPDLSGVFSDLFGRRGGFQRGQDYDDPRDFHVRGQDYRFSLQVDFLTAARGGKTRITLPEGGDLEVTIPKGVRDGQTIRLKGKGGKGLGQGGAGDAYLTISVAPHPDFRREGDDILLTLPISLPEAVLGGKVAAPTIDGPVNLTIPKGATTGQKLRLRGRGINGGDQHVDLKIVMPPKVDDDLARFFEQWRKDHPYDPRAGMKAEG, encoded by the coding sequence ATGGCGGGCGATCCTTATGCAGCCTTGGGACTGAAGAAATCGGCCAGCGACGCCGACATCAAGAAGGCCTATCGCAAGATCGCCAAGGCGGATCATCCCGACCTGAACCCCGATCCGGCGGCCATGGCGCGCTTCAAGGCGGCCTCGGCCGCCTATGACCTGCTGAAGGATCCCGAACAGCGCCGCCGCTTCGACGCGGGCGAGATCGACGACCAAGGCCAGGAACGCCCGCAGCGCCGCGCCTGGCGCGACCATGCCGAGGCTGCGGGCAACCCCTATGCCCGCAGCTACGGCTTTGACAGCGATCCCGACCTGTCCGGCGTGTTCTCGGATCTGTTCGGGCGGCGCGGCGGCTTTCAGCGCGGCCAAGACTATGACGATCCGCGCGATTTCCATGTGCGCGGGCAGGATTACCGCTTTTCGCTCCAGGTCGATTTTCTGACCGCCGCGCGGGGCGGCAAGACCCGCATCACCCTGCCCGAGGGCGGCGATCTGGAGGTCACCATCCCCAAGGGCGTCCGCGACGGCCAGACCATCCGGCTGAAGGGCAAGGGCGGCAAGGGCCTGGGCCAGGGCGGCGCGGGCGATGCCTATCTGACGATCAGCGTCGCCCCCCATCCCGATTTCCGACGCGAGGGCGACGACATCCTGCTGACCCTGCCGATCAGCCTGCCCGAGGCCGTGCTGGGCGGCAAGGTCGCCGCCCCCACCATCGACGGGCCGGTGAACCTGACCATCCCCAAGGGGGCGACCACGGGCCAGAAGCTGCGTCTGCGCGGCCGGGGCATCAACGGCGGCGACCAGCATGTGGACCTGAAGATCGTGATGCCGCCCAAGGTGGACGACGACCTGGCCCGGTTCTTCGAGCAGTGGCGCAAGGATCACCCCTATGATCCGCGCGCCGGGATGAAAGCGGAGGGTTGA